GAAGTGGGATTTGAACCCACGCCCTCTTTCGAGGACCAGAACTTGAGTCTGGCGCCTTAGACCACTCGGCCATCCTGACTGGAGCGAAGGTGATGTCCCAtaaaattaattagtttaatccATTTAATCTAATATCCTCAATAAAAGAGATTAAGGAAAGGTGATTTCAATCAAAGAGGCCCCGTAGACATGAGCCGATATTCATAGGACAACTTTCAAGCATAAAGGAGGATTCCTACCTTCCTCATGGAAATTTTAGCCTTTCAATTTTTCCCAAAGCGCTCATTTGCGGACACGTAATTACACGAACAATAGGCAACTGGTAATATGATTTTGATTAGAGTAAGCAATCTGTTGTGGGTATTCCGAAAAAgggtaaaaaatatttgagctCCACAAATGAAGGCTAGGTAGCTGAGTTCGAGGTCAACTTTATAGTTCTTGATATATTCCACCAAAGAGAGCGGCTTAACACCCAGGACTAGGAATCACGAGCTCATTTAGATCCTAGATGCCTTATTAGGGCTCAACAAAATTCAAGTATTAATAAGCTCCCACTCAACTGCAGCTTGATATCAAAATAGAAACCATGAACTACATAAATTATGATGAATTTGAATGGCATATAGGCTGAActtgaataattttcatttgcacTAAGGCGAGCTTCGAAGGAGGCAGCTTACCTGAAGGGCAAGAAAAACAACTTGCTGCAAAAGCAGCCTATTTTACATCGCTGCTTGGAAGTTCTGCAGCTATCCAACATCCAATGCATCACATTATGGTTTACATAAGAGGATAAAAGAGAGAAGATAGGGTATCCTACCATCACTCATTTGAATGTTTGTTGTTTGAAAAGGACGGTTGGAATTCAATGTGAGATTGCATATATCGATTACCAAGCAAGAGCCCAATCTTTTCTCGGAATTTCCCCCCCAAAGCCACATGGCAGCACGCAACGAACTAAATTATGCAAACACTATTACAATAGGCAAAAAACCACTCCTGACTCCATCAGCAGTAATATCATGAACAGTTACTTTCCTTTTgcagaattaagaaaagatgTCCTAAATCATTGTCATGTCCTGGTAAGAGGGTGGTCAGGGTTGAGGGAACTTTCTCAATCGTAGTAGAAAgcatccacagaaaattctGCAAAAACTGACCTCCTCTGCCTGGAGATAATATGTGCAAAAAGGCGCATCCTGTCATCCATGTACAATGAGACAATTTTCTTGCTAGATCGCAAAATTCAAGGAAATTAATGGGCCTTGCACGTAACCTGACTCGCCTAATTGTTACACGTCGGAAGTGTCATCCTCGCTGTCACTAACCACAGCAGAGTCCAAAATGATCTTGCTGCTGGCGTTCCCTAATGGGTTTTCATCATCTGAATCGGGTATAATAGCCAAGTCTAGAGCAGAGTTTCTAGTGGGTCTTTGACTCAGCAACTTCTTCATGTGCAACGTCCCCATTTCCTCAACTGCATGAGCAGCAGCTCCAGCTAACCTTTTGCTCCAGCGCGATCCAGCCACTCTATGAGAAACATGAATTTGCCTCTTTGGATGATTAATATTAGAAGGAGAATCGATTGTGCTACCAAGGCAGTCCTCATCCGAGTTTTTTGACCTACTGCTATCATCATCAATGTTTTTTCCATCATATTCCTCATCCGTGTTGTCATTTCTAGCTCCTTCAAGCCTGTTAATCTGAGTCTCAGAAACATCATAGATATTGATTCTATCAATCCCTTCGTGTGAATGTGTCTCCTCATTGTGGCTATCATCCTCTTTACTAAGCTCACAATGCTTGTACTGTTTCCTTTGATCTTCAGCAGTCGACCTACTGAACAACAGATTATGTAAATAGCTGGTGCGAGAATCTCTGCATTTTCTTATTTGGCATCAGCTCTATGAGACTGAGAATGCACATCAGCTTTGTATGAATGAAATGCATAACGCatgcaaatgagaaaaaaacaTGCTTTATCAGAAAATAAGAGTAGACTGCCCTATGgttccacttttcaaaaagtaGCTCACTTCCAACTCCTATAGCAGTTTTAGCAACCAACGATCTGGCAGAAATACAACTTTTTTTTAGTGCAGCAACATGATAGAGCATTTCTTGCCGTATCATTCCTTGACTGGCATAGCCTCTATCATTGTTCTCACTGCTTTTCTTGTCGAAAGCTTAAAGGTTCTGAGACATTCAATGCAGACTATGCAAAAAGCAGATATGTCATGCCCAGAATGGTCTTTTGCATTTATACTTCAAAAAACTAACATACTGGCTTTAGAATATCCAGGCCCCAAGCCCCTACAGTCTACACTTGTTAAGAGCACTACTTAGCGGTGACACAACATGATCGTAAGGGAAAGATACTAATGGTACCAAGATCTACAGAAACTATGATGTTCAGCTGCTAAGCCAGTAAAAAACTCAAATCTAGAGATTCCCTGGCGACACCTGACTTTAGAAGGAGAGAGTAAGTTGTATTCCATAAAGTATCAAAAGCAATTCAGAGAACAAGATCTTACTGTGTGACTTGTATAGCCTCATTAATGGCCCGATCATACTCCTCTGCACATGGAGAAAGTTGGTTTAAacttcaaaagccaaatgacaCCAAAAGTTCTGCCCAAACAATAGCAAGTTAACAGGTTGTAATTGAAAATCCATCATACCGAATGTGTAACTTATAGGCCGACGATTCCGGCAGGATCGAGGACGAGCAACTGCATAGGAACTCTTAAAATTATCTAGGagcatcttttgtttttcttcccgCTTGAGAGCTCTTTCTTTGCTCTGTTTCAAAGCTAACTGATTCAGGTTTatatgatgagaaaaagtaaaTGTAGACAGGGGAGATAAAGTAAACATGAAACTTGGAGATCGAGTTCTTTCCAACATAAATAGTCATGGTAACAAAAACAGGGCTGCATTTACATGAAGACCTTAGTAACACTTGCCTTCTTTATTTTCTGTAGGACAGGTATTATATCAGATTGTATGATTCTACTGACGGCAACTTCAGCTACACCTTTGCTTGATGCAAGTGCTTCCTGTCATTGTTAGCATGAAATGGGTGATTCGTAGAAGCTTAAACTCCCCAAAAACTAGAAAATCCAGAAACTACTATCACTTCCTTACCACAACTTCAGAAAACTCATCAAGATTAGTGGCAAGTGTTTCCCACCGAAACATTCTGGATGGTAGAGGTACACAGCGCTCATCCCTGTTGGTACCCTTCAACTTGGGAATACATACAGCCTTATATAGCCTGTACCCACCAGTTGCATTTCCATCATACCTACGTGACCATCAGAGGAAACATCACCATTTGTCAAACCACACATAATTAGGTCCAAAGAACACTCTTAGTTAGCAGTACCAGTAAGAAGTTCCATTTCCATGACTAGCAAGCTTTTCTTTGCGAAAACAAGATATGTGAGTTCCATCCTTAAGGGCGTTGTTTATGTAAGACACTGCATCATCTTGCTGCATGACATTAAAGTTCAGTAATGAGTTAGTAAAGCTGATAGAGAAGAAGACACTCAGAAAACTCATCTACAAAGTACAAATTTTGTTAGGTTCAGAAAATCTATTTGATATCAAGTGTTTAAAATTCAGAGTCACAGAGCAAAAAGCTTTAgatatttcaataaaatttccATACAAAAGCATACCAAGATCATCAGATGTATACGGAgcgaaagggagagaaaaaacaTTACAATGGCTCGGAGTTCACATAGAGCTTTCAGTAAAAGTAATCGACCAACCGGATCAAGGTCTTTGTACTGAGATATTTCCTTCCTGATACAAGCACATAAGGCCACTTAAGCCTATATGTTTGAGTTTCAAGGGAAATTAAAGCAATCAAATAGATGGCCCGTGGAAAATTACCCATTAGCCAGCGTTAATGGGATATTCCCCTCAGCAACCTGAAATTTGGCCAGTCTCTCGTGGTCATCTACTCATTCAGGTACTACATGGGAGAACCAGATGCAGAGAactaaagaattaaaaattgacTTACCCACTGCCACCATGGGTCCAGTTTCTTACAGAGTACAGTCACCCATGCATCAGAACCATCCAATGCTTTGCTAATAGGCCGAATTCCCTGCTTAGAGTGAATGTTATGCTAATAAACTAGCACCAAATACTGAATAGAGTCCAACCCATAGAAGGATGAAAGAGATAGTTGGCAAGTTAAGATATAGACAAGGCAAGCTAGTTGCTTTATTCTActcattaaaatgaaaaaaaaaaaaaaatgccatgcaTTTATTCAGATTACATTGACATCAAATAAGCCACAGTATTGACGAATCTTCTGGGCAAACTAGATAACAAGCTCTTGCTGACATTCTCATGACAATCACGACTATAACCTGCTCTTGGGAAAACTGTGAGTAGACCATACCTCCAAAAGAAGTTCCAGCCAGCACCAAAATAATCTAGATTAGCTTAAAGAACGACATTCACAGGTGCGAGTTAAATATTCAACAGACTTTTATCTGAATAACAAGAGTCCAGAGAAAGCAAATTCGTTGCGCATATTTGCAGAAAATGCAGGTCAAATTTTCCTGCAGAAGTTACTAGATTTTTTTTAGTTAGCCTGTAAAACTTCTTTTCAAGCGGATGCCAGCATCCAAGATTCCCACCAAATATTAACCTTAAGCTCGTTTTGAAAATTGTTTCCCTCTTAAAAGTTAGGCTTTTCATGTCTAGTTTGACCCCCGAAAGTAAAAAATTCCAGTTTCTCCTCTAAAGCAGCGATCATTTCTGAGGAAATATCGGACCATCCAGATAGGAAATCCCAAGCATGTGTTGATAAATGTAACAAAGTAACTGGAGGCAACAGACTGAGTACAGACAAAACCATTTCCTAGCCGAGACGACAAGCTGAATAATCGTAGAAGCTACCAACGTAAGCGCAGGTTCATGACAGTGTAAGAACCTTCAAGAGCTTGATGTGGAGCTGCGCGATGGAAGAGTTCGGCCTGATCAGACCTCCTTCGATCTCCTCGGCGGACAACTTGAACTCATTCCCGATTACCGGCTCAAAAACCTGCAGGCAACGCAAACGATCATCGTCGAATCGACGGCGAACTTCAAAAGCATTCCGTTTCCGGTCCTCGTTCCGGAACCGGTAGCGATCAAAGCGAAACGTGAAAAATCAACGAGAGCGATCGGAGCGCGAGACGGCCTACGCTTAAGAAGTTGAGAACGGAGGCGAGCTCCCACCGCTCCCGCAGCTCCCGGAGGACCTCCGGGCCTACTACTTCTCCGTCGCGGGCGTCGTCCAGGATCGACGGCGTCGTCTCCCCCTCGCGACCGTCGGCCTCCGTTCCCCCGGCGCCGGCGGCCGGAACCCGGCGTGGTCGAGGCATGGCGACTCTCGCCGGAGCAGGATGGCCGGAGCGAAAACACCGCCGCGACacggaggagggagagaggcgATGAAGATTACTTCTGAGCACGGCGGTTCGCGTTCGAGAGAATGGAGGTAAAATCATTTCGGTTTCCCGCCTAAAATGCATTAACCACGGTTAATCCATTTTCACCACGGTTAATGCTGAGTACACCGTAAACCCGGACATGAgttaactaaaaaaaatttcggcTGGTTTGTCCAAATTTAAATCTTAAGAGTCAAAACAATGATAATATGCATATTTATGAGTCAATATTTATGAGTCGATAATTGTAAGTAGTGAAAGGTTAGAGATGTTTTgaatttaagaagaaaaaaagaagaagtaaaagtgtgCGCGCCATAagatttcaattaaatgaaaatgtaaaagtcAATTTAATTAAGTAAATTTTTTAAGCAAACCCTACTATAAAGTGATTTCCGACAACTTCATTATAATGTTGAGTAGAAATTTGGTCTTATTATATCCTATTAacatttataaattataaatattatgattgaatttttaacaaaaCATAGTTTTACATTGTTTTAGATAAACACACGGGCTTTGAAATTTTATCCAAGCCCATTCAACAGGTCTAAAAAATCCAATCGGAGCCATCCATCTTATGGGTGTTGCTAGGGATTGTCAATACATTTATCGGGTCTATTATAAAATAGATGATCCAAATTTGAGAGTCGCCTAATATGTGTTGGTAATTATGTAAAAATAAAGGTTGTAATCGAACTTACTGAAAATGATATATGgaagtttttccttttcccaG
This genomic stretch from Eucalyptus grandis isolate ANBG69807.140 chromosome 3, ASM1654582v1, whole genome shotgun sequence harbors:
- the LOC104436938 gene encoding DDT domain-containing protein DDR4 isoform X2, yielding MPRPRRVPAAGAGGTEADGREGETTPSILDDARDGEVVGPEVLRELRERWELASVLNFLSVFEPVIGNEFKLSAEEIEGGLIRPNSSIAQLHIKLLKGIRPISKALDGSDAWVTVLCKKLDPWWQWVAEGNIPLTLANGKEISQYKDLDPVGRLLLLKALCELRAIQDDAVSYINNALKDGTHISCFRKEKLASHGNGTSYWYDGNATGGYRLYKAVCIPKLKGTNRDERCVPLPSRMFRWETLATNLDEFSEVVEALASSKGVAEVAVSRIIQSDIIPVLQKIKKSKERALKREEKQKMLLDNFKSSYAVARPRSCRNRRPISYTFEEYDRAINEAIQVTQSTAEDQRKQYKHCELSKEDDSHNEETHSHEGIDRINIYDVSETQINRLEGARNDNTDEEYDGKNIDDDSSRSKNSDEDCLGSTIDSPSNINHPKRQIHVSHRVAGSRWSKRLAGAAAHAVEEMGTLHMKKLLSQRPTRNSALDLAIIPDSDDENPLGNASSKIILDSAVVSDSEDDTSDV
- the LOC104436938 gene encoding DDT domain-containing protein DDR4 isoform X1; its protein translation is MPRPRRVPAAGAGGTEADGREGETTPSILDDARDGEVVGPEVLRELRERWELASVLNFLSVFEPVIGNEFKLSAEEIEGGLIRPNSSIAQLHIKLLKGIRPISKALDGSDAWVTVLCKKLDPWWQWVAEGNIPLTLANGKEISQYKDLDPVGRLLLLKALCELRAIQDDAVSYINNALKDGTHISCFRKEKLASHGNGTSYWYDGNATGGYRLYKAVCIPKLKGTNRDERCVPLPSRMFRWETLATNLDEFSEVVEALASSKGVAEVAVSRIIQSDIIPVLQKIKKSKERALKREEKQKMLLDNFKSSYAVARPRSCRNRRPISYTFEEYDRAINEAIQVTHRSTAEDQRKQYKHCELSKEDDSHNEETHSHEGIDRINIYDVSETQINRLEGARNDNTDEEYDGKNIDDDSSRSKNSDEDCLGSTIDSPSNINHPKRQIHVSHRVAGSRWSKRLAGAAAHAVEEMGTLHMKKLLSQRPTRNSALDLAIIPDSDDENPLGNASSKIILDSAVVSDSEDDTSDV